The Corynebacterium renale genome includes a region encoding these proteins:
- the larC gene encoding nickel pincer cofactor biosynthesis protein LarC, protein MWIDATAGVAGDMLLGALLDLGAGASAVQKAWDAVLPGALKLQVTRVQRAGQASTHAEPVLQEEDSPHRHLSDICALLDAADLDPWTRTQARAVFELLADAEAHVHGTGRDTVHFHEVGALDSIADVVGVCEALRLLGAPDVHVSPIALGAGRVQAAHGSIPVPVPAVMRLMDGWAAASNPGPSPGELATPTGVALLRHFAVGAPCESPVGVIGAVGVGAGTRDPHGWPNVVRAVQLTDAGEDALVQLEANVDDMDPRLWPGVLGALLGAGARDAWLTPIQMKKGRPAHTVHALVEAGHADAVRDVFFTHTTTFGVRAHAVTRSVAERHWEEVQVRGQTVRIKIATWNGREVTRQPEYEDIRAAANALGVPEREVVDAIGR, encoded by the coding sequence ATGTGGATTGATGCCACCGCCGGGGTCGCCGGCGACATGCTCCTCGGCGCGCTGCTGGACCTCGGCGCGGGCGCCAGCGCCGTGCAGAAAGCCTGGGACGCCGTCCTCCCCGGGGCGCTGAAACTGCAGGTCACACGCGTGCAGCGCGCCGGGCAGGCCAGCACACACGCCGAGCCCGTCCTGCAAGAAGAGGATTCGCCGCACCGGCATCTCTCTGACATCTGCGCGCTGCTCGACGCCGCCGACCTCGACCCGTGGACCCGCACCCAAGCCCGCGCGGTCTTCGAGTTGCTTGCCGACGCCGAAGCGCACGTCCACGGAACCGGGCGCGATACAGTGCACTTCCACGAGGTCGGCGCACTTGACTCGATCGCCGACGTCGTGGGCGTATGCGAAGCGCTGCGCCTCCTCGGCGCCCCGGACGTGCACGTCAGCCCGATCGCGTTGGGTGCCGGGCGCGTGCAGGCCGCCCACGGTTCCATTCCGGTTCCCGTTCCCGCGGTCATGCGCCTCATGGACGGCTGGGCGGCCGCCTCCAACCCCGGGCCCTCGCCTGGTGAGCTGGCCACGCCGACGGGCGTCGCGCTGCTGCGCCACTTCGCGGTAGGTGCACCGTGCGAATCGCCGGTGGGCGTCATCGGTGCAGTGGGCGTGGGCGCGGGCACACGCGACCCGCACGGCTGGCCCAACGTGGTGCGCGCCGTACAGCTCACGGACGCCGGCGAAGACGCGTTAGTGCAGCTCGAAGCCAACGTCGACGACATGGACCCGCGCCTGTGGCCCGGCGTCCTGGGCGCACTCTTAGGCGCCGGCGCGCGCGACGCCTGGCTCACACCCATCCAGATGAAGAAGGGACGCCCCGCCCACACGGTTCACGCACTCGTCGAGGCCGGGCACGCGGACGCGGTGCGCGACGTCTTCTTCACCCACACCACCACCTTCGGCGTGCGTGCGCATGCGGTCACCCGCTCCGTGGCGGAACGCCACTGGGAAGAAGTGCAGGTCCGCGGGCAGACCGTGCGCATCAAAATAGCCACCTGGAATGGCCGGGAGGTGACCCGGCAACCGGAGTACGAGGACATCCGCGCCGCCGCCAATGCCCTCGGCGTGCCGGAACGGGAGGTCGTAGACGCTATCGGGCGGTAA
- the larB gene encoding nickel pincer cofactor biosynthesis protein LarB has translation MSEPVGDFARLDTDRTRRRGYAEAVFCESKTPDQVCAIAQVAPPGTLFTRANPEHAAAVQEVLPGAFYDPLARLLAHPGTPPEPSGESVLVVCAGTSDLPVAREALHTARFLGRSTDLLVDVGVAGIHRLLEHESRLRAAGCLIVVAGMDGALPSVVGGLVSAPVVAVPTSVGYGAGAGGIAPLLTMLNSCAPGVGVVNIDNGYGAGHLAAQITAR, from the coding sequence ATGTCTGAGCCGGTTGGTGATTTTGCGCGCCTGGACACGGATCGCACACGTCGACGCGGATACGCTGAGGCGGTGTTCTGCGAGTCGAAGACGCCCGATCAGGTTTGCGCGATCGCGCAGGTCGCCCCGCCCGGCACCCTGTTCACGCGCGCGAATCCGGAGCATGCGGCCGCGGTCCAGGAGGTGCTGCCCGGCGCGTTCTACGATCCGCTCGCGCGCCTGCTGGCGCACCCGGGGACGCCACCGGAGCCGTCGGGCGAGTCGGTGTTGGTGGTGTGCGCGGGCACGTCGGATCTTCCCGTCGCGCGGGAGGCGCTGCATACGGCACGTTTTTTGGGTCGCTCCACGGATTTGCTTGTCGACGTCGGCGTGGCCGGCATTCACCGCCTCCTCGAACATGAGTCACGGCTGCGTGCTGCCGGTTGCCTTATTGTGGTGGCGGGTATGGATGGGGCGTTGCCGTCGGTAGTCGGTGGTTTGGTGAGCGCCCCGGTGGTGGCGGTGCCCACTTCCGTCGGGTATGGCGCGGGTGCGGGCGGTATTGCGCCGCTGCTCACGATGCTGAATTCGTGTGCGCCGGGGGTGGGGGTCGTGAATATTGATAACGGTTATGGGGCGGGGCACCTGGCGGCGCAGATTACCGCCCGATAG
- the larE gene encoding ATP-dependent sacrificial sulfur transferase LarE, with translation MPEKPETPESLIGRVAEHLPRGRLGVAFSGGVDSATLTAIAVHVLGAGNVVAIMAVSPSLARRERRRAHATARQIGVELVEVETREGQNEDYQANGTDRCYFCKSEMFDVIDATVIQEHNLDAVAYGENADDAARPDRPGARAATEHQVLRPLAEAGLTKQDVRAVAAYFGLDVADKPAAPCLASRVPHGLPVNPEKLRQIEQLEDTLFDLGFSDCRVRHHEAIARIEVPPAELQMALEHRGAIVAAAKKVGFQFATLDLGGLQSGAMTLKALAEEGKLRYV, from the coding sequence ATGCCTGAAAAGCCCGAAACACCTGAGTCTCTGATTGGCCGCGTCGCTGAACACCTCCCGCGTGGGCGCCTGGGCGTGGCGTTTTCTGGGGGCGTGGATTCGGCGACGCTCACGGCGATTGCGGTGCACGTTCTTGGGGCGGGGAATGTGGTGGCGATTATGGCGGTGTCGCCGTCGTTGGCGCGGCGGGAGCGCAGGCGCGCACATGCGACGGCCCGGCAGATTGGGGTGGAGCTCGTGGAGGTCGAAACGCGGGAGGGACAGAACGAGGATTATCAGGCAAACGGGACGGATCGGTGTTATTTCTGCAAGTCGGAGATGTTCGACGTGATCGATGCGACGGTCATCCAGGAGCACAATCTCGACGCCGTCGCGTACGGGGAGAATGCCGACGACGCCGCTCGCCCGGACCGTCCCGGCGCGCGTGCCGCCACGGAGCATCAGGTGCTGCGCCCGCTCGCGGAGGCGGGCCTGACGAAGCAGGATGTGCGCGCGGTGGCGGCGTACTTCGGGTTGGATGTGGCGGACAAGCCGGCGGCGCCGTGTTTGGCGTCGCGGGTTCCGCATGGCCTGCCGGTCAACCCGGAGAAGTTGCGCCAGATCGAGCAGCTCGAGGACACCCTGTTTGACCTGGGGTTTTCGGATTGTCGCGTGCGTCACCACGAGGCGATCGCCCGGATTGAGGTGCCGCCCGCGGAGCTGCAGATGGCGCTGGAGCACCGGGGCGCCATCGTCGCGGCTGCGAAGAAGGTGGGTTTCCAGTTCGCCACGCTAGATTTGGGCGGGTTACAGTCGGGCGCGATGACGTTGAAGGCGCTCGCGGAGGAAGGGAAGTTGCGTTATGTCTGA
- a CDS encoding ATP-binding protein, which yields MADKLLSEGLQRAGAVLIEGPKACGKTETARQQAASELRVDTDPNVDIAMGTDPNLLLMGATPRLVDEWQVQPLLWNAARHLIDDRQDVGQFIFTGSTAPSELVASHSGAGRFARLRMSTMTFWESGDSTGEVSLTEISKGNTQLAGGASKSIQDIAERMTRGGWPAGRNLPLEAAARNNRDYIRTIAEVDISTPDGVARDPMRVHALLRSLARGIGTEMTTVAMATDTGIGRETITDYLDSLGRIFISHDQPAWAASLRSRSPLRKAPKRHLADPALALAALGKKSADLLGDLPYMGQLFESQVVHDLRVYADGEVSHARLADGSEVDAIAEVNGTMMLVEIKLGHSASVVEEAAKSLLRFAEFFPDAQCLVITGGGMAYRRPDGVHVAPLTALRP from the coding sequence GTGGCCGATAAATTGCTCTCTGAAGGGCTACAGCGCGCAGGTGCCGTTCTGATTGAAGGGCCAAAGGCGTGCGGCAAAACCGAGACAGCGCGTCAGCAAGCCGCCAGCGAACTACGCGTGGATACCGACCCCAACGTGGACATCGCGATGGGGACCGACCCAAACCTATTGCTCATGGGTGCAACACCTCGGCTTGTCGATGAATGGCAGGTGCAACCGCTGCTATGGAACGCGGCACGACATCTCATCGATGATCGCCAGGATGTCGGACAATTCATATTCACCGGGTCTACAGCGCCGTCAGAACTCGTGGCCTCACACTCCGGCGCGGGGCGGTTTGCACGCCTCCGGATGTCCACGATGACGTTTTGGGAATCCGGAGACTCAACCGGCGAAGTGTCATTGACGGAAATCTCCAAAGGTAACACGCAGCTGGCCGGAGGGGCGTCGAAAAGCATCCAAGACATTGCCGAGCGCATGACTCGAGGCGGCTGGCCGGCGGGGCGCAACCTTCCGCTAGAAGCTGCGGCACGCAACAACCGCGACTACATACGCACAATCGCTGAAGTAGATATTTCAACCCCCGACGGTGTAGCACGCGACCCCATGCGCGTGCATGCGTTGCTACGTTCACTTGCGCGAGGCATTGGAACTGAAATGACTACCGTGGCGATGGCAACGGATACCGGAATCGGGCGAGAGACTATCACCGACTATCTTGATTCCCTCGGCCGCATCTTCATTTCGCATGATCAGCCCGCTTGGGCCGCGTCACTGCGTTCGCGCAGCCCACTACGTAAAGCTCCAAAGCGCCACCTTGCAGACCCCGCATTAGCGTTAGCAGCGTTGGGCAAAAAATCTGCAGACCTGCTGGGCGACCTGCCCTACATGGGGCAACTTTTCGAATCGCAAGTAGTCCACGACCTACGCGTATATGCCGATGGAGAAGTTAGCCACGCCCGGTTAGCCGATGGCTCCGAAGTCGACGCCATTGCAGAAGTGAACGGCACCATGATGCTCGTCGAAATTAAACTTGGACATAGTGCGTCGGTGGTCGAGGAAGCCGCGAAATCGCTGCTACGCTTCGCAGAATTCTTCCCCGACGCGCAATGCCTAGTCATCACAGGTGGCGGCATGGCCTACCGACGCCCCGACGGAGTCCACGTGGCCCCACTTACCGCGCTGCGGCCTTAG